Proteins encoded within one genomic window of Dyadobacter chenhuakuii:
- the kbl gene encoding glycine C-acetyltransferase: MNASIQEELHQELEAIKAAGLYKKERVITTPQAAKIATDGKDVLNFCANNYLGLSSHPEVIKAGIEAINTHGFGMSSVRFICGTQDIHKELESKTAAFLGMEDCILYAAAFDANGGVFEPLLNEKDAIISDELNHASLIDGIRLCKAKRFRYKHNDMADLEQQLKDAAGSRRILIVTDGVFSMDGTIAQLDKICDLAEANNAMVMIDECHASGFMGKTGRGSHEFRNVMGRIDIITGTYGKALGGASGGFTAAKKEIVEILRQRSRPYLFSNTLAPSIVGASIKVLDLLSSSTALRDKLEKNTAYFRKAMTEAGFDILPGEHPIVPIMLYDAKLAQEFASQLLEEGIYVIGFFYPVVPQGKARIRVQISAGHEQEHLEKAVAAFTKVGEGLGVI; encoded by the coding sequence ATGAACGCTAGCATTCAGGAAGAACTGCATCAGGAGCTGGAAGCCATTAAGGCAGCCGGTTTATACAAAAAAGAAAGAGTTATCACCACGCCCCAGGCCGCTAAGATAGCAACCGACGGAAAGGATGTGCTAAATTTTTGTGCAAACAATTACCTGGGACTTTCTTCTCATCCTGAGGTGATTAAGGCCGGTATAGAAGCCATTAACACACACGGATTTGGTATGTCATCGGTTCGTTTTATTTGCGGAACGCAGGACATTCATAAAGAGTTGGAGAGCAAAACCGCTGCTTTTTTAGGCATGGAAGACTGCATTCTCTACGCAGCAGCATTCGACGCCAACGGCGGCGTTTTTGAACCATTGCTAAACGAAAAAGACGCTATAATCTCCGACGAACTGAATCACGCTTCCTTAATTGACGGCATCAGGCTGTGTAAAGCGAAACGTTTTCGCTACAAGCACAATGATATGGCCGATTTGGAACAGCAACTTAAAGACGCAGCCGGAAGCCGCAGAATCCTGATCGTAACTGACGGCGTATTCTCCATGGACGGAACCATCGCGCAGCTCGACAAGATCTGCGACCTGGCCGAGGCAAACAATGCCATGGTCATGATCGACGAATGTCACGCATCGGGTTTTATGGGTAAAACGGGCCGCGGCTCGCACGAATTCCGCAATGTTATGGGCCGGATTGACATCATTACCGGCACATACGGAAAAGCGTTGGGCGGTGCGTCGGGTGGTTTTACAGCCGCTAAAAAGGAAATTGTTGAGATTCTGCGCCAGCGTTCAAGGCCTTATTTATTCTCCAATACACTTGCACCATCCATTGTTGGCGCATCCATCAAAGTGCTGGATCTGCTTTCTTCATCAACGGCACTGCGCGATAAGCTGGAAAAAAACACAGCCTATTTCCGCAAAGCCATGACAGAGGCCGGTTTCGATATCTTACCAGGGGAACATCCGATCGTACCAATCATGCTTTACGATGCGAAACTTGCGCAGGAATTCGCTTCGCAATTATTGGAAGAAGGCATTTACGTGATCGGCTTCTTCTATCCCGTCGTGCCGCAGGGAAAAGCCCGCATCCGCGTGCAGATTTCCGCCGGGCACGAGCAGGAACATCTGGAAAAGGCCGTGGCGGCGTTTACGAAGGTAGGGGAGGGGTTGGGGGTTATATAA
- a CDS encoding acyl-CoA thioesterase — translation MIPSYANFGGKIHGGILLSLIDKVAYACAARHAGTYCVTVSVDGVDFLEPVEVGDLVSLHASVNYVGRTSLVIGIRVIAENVKNGTQRHTNTSYVTMVAKGDDDKPTVVPELLLETEDDARRFLEAIKRRELKENYKDAFDNAKTRMDVQDNLHKLSNQRCVIGWETDK, via the coding sequence ATGATTCCGTCCTACGCTAATTTCGGCGGAAAAATACATGGAGGCATCCTATTATCGTTGATTGACAAGGTCGCTTATGCGTGTGCAGCGCGACATGCAGGCACTTACTGCGTGACGGTTTCAGTTGATGGCGTGGATTTTTTAGAGCCGGTGGAAGTTGGGGATCTGGTTTCGCTGCACGCGTCCGTCAATTATGTTGGCAGGACGTCGCTGGTGATTGGGATCCGGGTGATTGCGGAAAATGTTAAAAACGGAACACAAAGGCATACAAATACTTCCTATGTGACAATGGTGGCGAAGGGAGACGATGATAAACCTACAGTTGTGCCTGAGTTACTGCTTGAAACGGAGGATGATGCCCGCAGGTTTCTGGAAGCGATCAAACGTCGTGAATTAAAGGAGAATTATAAGGATGCATTTGATAATGCAAAAACAAGAATGGATGTGCAGGATAATTTGCACAAGCTATCGAATCAGCGCTGTGTAATTGGTTGGGAAACAGATAAATAA
- a CDS encoding Gfo/Idh/MocA family protein, with amino-acid sequence MKTLLLCLLALFSIQSMAQAPLKIAVAGLSHGHVGWIFNRSDKKDIEIVGIYETNPDLVNLFMTKYKLDKKLFFTDLNKMLEEAKPEAVSAFGAINEHIAIVRACAPKKIHVMVEKPLATTFADAKEIQKLADQNGIQVLTNYETSWYASNQHVRDLVEQGKLGEIRKVMVNDGHQGPKEIGVSKEFLAILTDPVKNGAGALVDFGCYGANLMTWLLKGERPLSVTAVTHQNKPDIYKEVDDEATIILQYPKAQCVIQGSWNWSFARKDMEVFGNKGYAVAVSPTTVRQRLAEKTPEETIKLDPRPAPFTDPFSVLADVVQGRLKLEKNDLYGLPVNVTVVEILETAKESAKSGKTVYLKK; translated from the coding sequence ATGAAAACATTGCTGCTTTGTTTACTAGCGCTTTTTAGCATTCAATCTATGGCACAAGCACCTTTGAAAATCGCGGTTGCCGGTTTAAGTCACGGCCATGTCGGCTGGATTTTCAACCGTTCAGACAAGAAGGATATTGAGATTGTGGGTATTTACGAAACAAACCCGGACCTTGTTAACTTGTTCATGACCAAATACAAGCTGGATAAAAAGCTCTTTTTTACAGACTTGAATAAAATGCTGGAAGAGGCCAAGCCGGAAGCGGTTTCGGCATTTGGGGCAATAAATGAACACATTGCCATCGTACGCGCCTGTGCGCCCAAAAAAATCCACGTAATGGTGGAAAAGCCACTGGCAACTACATTTGCAGATGCAAAGGAAATTCAGAAACTGGCGGATCAGAATGGCATCCAGGTGCTGACCAATTATGAAACATCCTGGTATGCGAGCAATCAGCATGTCCGGGATTTGGTGGAACAAGGGAAACTGGGCGAGATCAGGAAAGTAATGGTGAATGATGGTCACCAGGGACCGAAAGAGATTGGTGTGAGCAAAGAATTTCTGGCCATTCTCACCGATCCTGTGAAAAACGGCGCAGGAGCATTGGTGGATTTTGGCTGCTATGGAGCCAACTTGATGACTTGGCTGTTGAAGGGTGAACGCCCGCTGTCCGTTACTGCGGTTACGCACCAGAACAAGCCGGACATTTACAAAGAAGTGGATGATGAGGCCACCATCATTTTGCAATATCCTAAGGCACAATGTGTCATTCAGGGTTCGTGGAACTGGTCTTTCGCGCGGAAGGACATGGAAGTGTTTGGAAACAAGGGTTATGCAGTTGCTGTGAGTCCCACAACCGTGCGGCAGCGCCTTGCAGAAAAGACGCCGGAAGAAACGATCAAGCTCGATCCGCGCCCTGCTCCGTTCACCGATCCGTTCTCTGTGTTGGCTGATGTGGTCCAGGGCAGATTGAAGCTTGAAAAGAATGATCTCTATGGATTGCCGGTCAATGTTACGGTCGTTGAAATATTAGAAACGGCAAAAGAGTCCGCCAAATCAGGAAAAACCGTTTATTTGAAGAAATAA
- a CDS encoding DUF2141 domain-containing protein — MLVWIVSCLLGWFVEPAMTLNIEFTNIKKGQGKLWIAIYKPEEKFASKEKPKIYRIVDVKGAAPQLVAFDLAPGRYALAVYHDLNSNGVLDKNFVGIPKEPYGFSKNFRPKFSAPKFEDCEFVFKDPGQKINVKLTD; from the coding sequence ATGCTTGTATGGATTGTGAGTTGCCTGCTAGGCTGGTTTGTGGAACCGGCAATGACATTGAACATTGAGTTTACCAATATAAAAAAAGGCCAGGGTAAACTTTGGATAGCCATTTATAAGCCGGAGGAGAAGTTTGCCAGTAAGGAAAAGCCTAAAATTTACAGGATTGTTGACGTGAAAGGTGCTGCACCTCAGCTTGTTGCATTTGACCTTGCTCCTGGCCGCTATGCGTTGGCCGTTTACCACGACCTGAACAGCAATGGTGTGCTGGATAAAAACTTTGTCGGGATCCCCAAAGAACCATACGGTTTCAGCAAGAACTTCCGGCCAAAGTTTTCTGCCCCGAAATTTGAAGATTGTGAATTCGTTTTCAAAGATCCGGGACAGAAAATTAATGTGAAGCTTACAGACTAG
- a CDS encoding neutral/alkaline non-lysosomal ceramidase N-terminal domain-containing protein — MRFLRIFLRIIGVIVLLLILTIATMITTMDDTPYKEMPYYGQWKKQISNVKKDTTSASGQLRAGWAKVNITPPSPTPTAGYGKRKGKLYTAVHDSVYVRAMVIDNGGTQAAIIAADLLIVPPTVIKLLQARLTEKEIPFNQVFFGATHSHNSVGGWGTGISSLFFSGKYNPATVERLADAIFQAIVQAKAKLEPVSLTYMESIDKVDIRNRLVGEEGEVDPEIRSAAFVTNSGKKAILSSYAAHSTILNSGNIVLSRDYPGILVDSLEKGRYDFAMYMAGAVGSMGPIEKGSDDFDELKNQAYGVQKALLSDSAIKEKSSGAMLQAITLPLPLRDPSPRLTMRINLRSWVFKKAFGDYPVFVKALRIGNILMVGMPCDFSGELVAGLDAYAKTKGLNLMVTSFNGGYIGYITHDKHFDKDLYETKTMSWYGPYNGAYLQEVIKDIIDKLS, encoded by the coding sequence ATGAGATTCCTTCGAATTTTCCTGCGCATCATCGGGGTGATCGTACTGCTCTTGATACTGACCATTGCTACGATGATCACGACAATGGACGATACGCCATATAAGGAAATGCCCTATTATGGTCAATGGAAAAAGCAGATTAGTAACGTTAAGAAAGATACAACGAGCGCTTCCGGGCAGCTGCGGGCGGGCTGGGCCAAAGTGAACATTACGCCGCCATCACCCACACCCACAGCAGGTTATGGCAAGCGCAAGGGCAAGTTGTACACGGCCGTTCACGACTCTGTTTATGTGCGTGCAATGGTCATAGACAATGGCGGGACGCAAGCCGCAATCATTGCCGCTGACCTGCTGATTGTGCCCCCTACGGTGATCAAGCTGTTACAAGCAAGGCTTACTGAAAAGGAAATTCCGTTCAATCAGGTCTTTTTCGGGGCAACGCATAGCCATAATAGTGTAGGTGGTTGGGGAACGGGGATCTCTTCTTTGTTTTTTTCAGGAAAATACAATCCAGCCACGGTAGAACGTCTTGCAGATGCTATTTTTCAAGCCATCGTACAAGCCAAAGCAAAGCTGGAACCTGTCTCACTGACTTACATGGAATCGATTGACAAAGTGGATATCCGGAACAGGCTGGTAGGAGAGGAAGGAGAGGTCGATCCTGAGATCCGTTCTGCGGCATTCGTTACAAACAGTGGGAAAAAGGCGATTTTAAGCTCCTATGCGGCACATTCAACGATTTTGAATTCGGGCAATATTGTTTTGTCAAGGGATTATCCCGGCATTCTGGTGGATTCGCTTGAAAAAGGTCGATACGATTTTGCTATGTACATGGCTGGCGCTGTGGGCAGCATGGGGCCTATCGAGAAGGGTTCCGACGATTTTGATGAGTTGAAAAATCAGGCATATGGTGTCCAAAAAGCATTGTTATCTGATTCAGCGATAAAGGAAAAGTCTAGCGGCGCTATGTTGCAGGCCATCACATTGCCTTTGCCCTTGCGCGACCCGTCGCCCAGGCTCACAATGCGCATTAACCTTCGTTCTTGGGTGTTTAAGAAGGCTTTCGGAGATTATCCGGTGTTTGTAAAAGCGTTACGGATCGGGAACATTCTCATGGTGGGGATGCCGTGTGATTTTTCGGGGGAGCTCGTTGCGGGACTGGATGCTTATGCCAAGACAAAAGGTCTCAATTTGATGGTTACCAGCTTCAACGGTGGTTATATCGGCTACATTACGCATGATAAGCATTTTGATAAAGACCTTTACGAAACCAAAACCATGAGTTGGTATGGCCCTTATAATGGTGCTTATTTGCAAGAGGTGATCAAAGACATTATTGATAAGTTATCCTAA
- a CDS encoding DUF4249 domain-containing protein: MHWGYQSAVFLASILVIYGCIEPFSPPEVTNTESFLVVDGFLNVGSDTSRIALRNTQNTNDDTRPVVEGGARISVDAESGEKYEFEEKGQGVYLLPPVNFNMTTKYRLHIRRSNGREYLSDYVVVTQTPPIDSLTYKLDLRRNAMIIYVNTHDPANNTRFYRWKFEETFEYKSAYFSGLVRDTEAGEIIPRRDDISTCWNTLESRDIKLGSTIKLNQDIIKDLPINIIDISTNKLFIKYSILVRQYALSREAFEYWTDLSKTTQGTGSLFDPQPSQVTGNIKNTGDPKELVFGYFSAVTEQKQRIFMTPALGRSPMCLAPDTLTPDDAYKSYGVLLNSYIDAGGSTFILSSSEDCADCRAQGGTTTRPSFWK; the protein is encoded by the coding sequence ATGCATTGGGGTTATCAGTCTGCGGTTTTTCTTGCATCGATCCTGGTTATATACGGCTGCATTGAGCCGTTTTCTCCGCCGGAAGTCACTAATACAGAGAGTTTTCTGGTTGTCGACGGATTTCTTAATGTGGGAAGTGACACCAGCAGGATCGCATTACGGAACACGCAGAATACAAATGATGATACACGGCCTGTTGTGGAAGGCGGCGCGCGGATTTCAGTGGATGCGGAAAGTGGTGAAAAATATGAATTTGAAGAAAAAGGGCAAGGTGTTTATCTTTTGCCGCCGGTAAATTTTAACATGACCACCAAATATCGCCTGCACATTCGCCGGTCGAACGGCAGAGAATATTTATCCGATTATGTGGTTGTGACGCAAACACCTCCTATTGACAGTTTGACCTACAAGCTGGATTTGAGAAGAAATGCAATGATCATTTATGTAAACACACACGATCCTGCAAACAACACGCGGTTTTACCGGTGGAAATTTGAAGAAACTTTTGAGTACAAGAGTGCTTATTTTTCAGGTTTAGTGCGTGATACGGAGGCAGGCGAAATTATTCCGCGGCGGGACGATATCAGTACATGCTGGAACACACTGGAATCCAGGGACATTAAATTGGGTTCAACAATAAAGTTGAATCAGGATATAATCAAAGATCTGCCGATCAATATCATTGATATCTCTACAAATAAGCTCTTTATTAAGTACAGCATTCTGGTCAGGCAGTATGCATTGTCACGGGAGGCATTTGAATATTGGACAGATCTTTCAAAGACAACGCAGGGAACCGGAAGTCTTTTTGACCCACAACCTTCGCAGGTTACAGGCAACATTAAGAATACAGGAGATCCCAAGGAGCTGGTTTTTGGTTATTTCAGCGCGGTTACAGAACAGAAACAGCGCATTTTTATGACGCCCGCACTCGGTCGTTCGCCGATGTGCCTTGCGCCCGATACGCTCACGCCAGACGATGCTTACAAATCCTACGGTGTGCTGCTGAATTCATATATAGATGCAGGCGGAAGCACTTTTATTTTAAGTTCTTCCGAAGATTGTGCCGATTGCCGGGCACAAGGTGGAACAACCACAAGACCATCTTTCTGGAAATGA
- a CDS encoding helicase HerA-like domain-containing protein, with translation MSKKEQFVAAIQKSYRTDKPVIHLGSAILDGEILGEAQVNLPLRMMNRHGLVAGATGSGKTRTLQVLAEQLSAAGVPVFMSDIKGDLSGIAQAGQTNAALQERSAALGTVFEPKGYPVELYSLSGQKGAQMRATILEFGPILLSKIFELNDTQSGVLAILFKYADDKDLPMVDLNDLKKVLNYLSEGPGAAEIKSDYGSISTSTAGTILRKIVALEQQGVGTIFGEKSFDITDLISRVDGQGVISLLNISDVQDKPALFSTFMLSLLAELYTKLPEAGDLDKPKLVFFLDEAHLLFKDAPKAFLDQIEQVVRLIRSKGVGIFFCTQMAQDVPVSVLSQLGNRVQHVLRAFTPQDADALKQTVKTYPKSDFYAIDQILTTLGIGQALITVLNEKGIPTEVAATHLLPPNSVMGPMVQADYDNHVRQSDVYLKYKDPIDPESAYEMLTKRMEAHAQVEAKAQEEVAEVKKGKEEKGMLSEALNSPLAKQIGREVVRGVFGMLFGKKTTSTRKKSGGFFGF, from the coding sequence GTGTCAAAAAAAGAACAATTTGTTGCAGCTATCCAAAAATCCTACCGAACCGACAAACCTGTGATCCATTTGGGTTCCGCCATCCTGGACGGCGAAATCCTTGGAGAAGCACAGGTTAATCTGCCTTTGCGCATGATGAACCGGCATGGATTGGTGGCTGGCGCAACGGGATCGGGAAAAACGCGGACGTTGCAAGTGCTTGCGGAACAGCTTTCTGCCGCCGGTGTGCCGGTTTTTATGTCGGATATAAAAGGCGATTTATCGGGCATTGCGCAAGCGGGACAAACCAATGCTGCATTGCAGGAAAGGTCAGCAGCGTTGGGAACGGTGTTCGAACCGAAAGGTTATCCGGTTGAACTCTATTCTTTAAGCGGCCAGAAAGGCGCGCAGATGCGGGCAACGATCCTGGAATTCGGGCCGATATTGCTTTCCAAAATATTTGAATTAAATGACACACAATCAGGCGTTTTGGCCATTCTTTTCAAATATGCCGATGACAAAGATCTTCCTATGGTGGATCTGAATGACCTGAAAAAAGTGCTGAACTATCTTTCCGAAGGACCGGGAGCGGCAGAAATTAAATCAGATTATGGGAGCATTTCAACTTCCACAGCGGGGACTATTCTGCGGAAAATTGTTGCATTGGAACAACAGGGCGTAGGGACAATATTTGGTGAAAAATCCTTTGACATTACGGATCTTATCAGCCGCGTCGACGGCCAGGGCGTGATCAGCCTGCTCAACATTTCAGATGTTCAGGACAAGCCTGCATTGTTTTCAACATTCATGCTCAGTCTGTTGGCCGAGCTTTATACCAAATTGCCTGAGGCGGGAGACCTAGATAAGCCGAAGCTGGTTTTCTTCCTCGACGAAGCACATTTGCTGTTCAAAGATGCCCCCAAAGCATTCTTAGATCAGATTGAGCAGGTTGTGCGGCTTATCCGATCGAAGGGTGTGGGAATTTTCTTCTGTACACAAATGGCCCAGGACGTTCCGGTGTCGGTTTTATCCCAATTAGGAAACCGTGTGCAGCACGTTTTGAGGGCATTTACGCCGCAGGATGCCGACGCGCTGAAACAAACGGTTAAGACATATCCGAAATCAGATTTTTATGCAATCGACCAGATCCTGACCACATTAGGGATCGGCCAGGCATTGATTACGGTTTTGAATGAAAAAGGAATCCCGACAGAAGTGGCGGCAACGCATTTACTTCCGCCTAACTCGGTCATGGGGCCAATGGTGCAGGCAGATTACGATAATCACGTCCGACAATCAGACGTTTACCTGAAATACAAAGACCCTATCGATCCTGAAAGTGCTTATGAAATGCTTACCAAGCGGATGGAAGCGCATGCACAGGTGGAAGCAAAAGCCCAGGAGGAAGTTGCGGAAGTAAAAAAAGGAAAGGAAGAAAAAGGAATGCTCTCCGAAGCACTTAACTCACCATTGGCCAAACAAATTGGGCGGGAAGTGGTCAGGGGCGTTTTCGGAATGTTATTTGGTAAAAAAACAACGAGTACCCGCAAAAAAAGCGGCGGTTTTTTTGGCTTCTAG
- a CDS encoding Lrp/AsnC family transcriptional regulator, giving the protein MEQLDKIDTKILRILQKDAKKTTKEIATMLNLTVSPIYERIRRLESLGYIKHYVAILDKKLINRQVTTICQVSMRYHNEAFIEKFEQEIQNLQEVQECYHMAGQVDFLLKINVASLDDYHDFVKYKLSKIDNIGVLNSTFVLKEIKHTSEFYI; this is encoded by the coding sequence ATGGAACAGTTGGACAAAATTGATACCAAGATCCTGCGCATCTTGCAAAAAGACGCGAAAAAGACGACAAAAGAAATCGCTACAATGTTAAATCTGACTGTGTCGCCGATCTATGAAAGGATAAGGAGATTGGAAAGCCTGGGATATATCAAACATTACGTGGCGATCCTGGACAAGAAGCTGATCAACCGGCAGGTAACGACGATCTGCCAGGTTTCCATGCGTTACCACAATGAGGCTTTTATCGAAAAATTCGAGCAGGAAATCCAGAATCTGCAGGAAGTTCAGGAATGTTATCATATGGCCGGACAAGTTGACTTTTTGTTAAAAATCAATGTCGCCAGCCTGGACGATTACCACGACTTCGTCAAATACAAACTATCCAAAATCGACAACATTGGCGTGCTTAACAGCACATTTGTACTCAAAGAAATCAAGCATACATCAGAATTTTACATCTGA
- a CDS encoding transglutaminase-like domain-containing protein: MKMKGRSIFTYDVYAPTTVTTMLRPRRQEGQSIIQEGFNIEPSVPFSEYTDIYGNPCQRTILPVGRVTITTEVQAQVSATKSIPSPPPTFMLVGDLPDEVMHYILPSRYCESDLHEINMLVMNIAGNLAPGYEQVEAIRTWIHQNVKYQYGVTDSSTTALDVARNRIGVCRDFTHLAIALCRNLCIPARMTVGYLDRLKVMDLHAWFDVYIGGQWYTFDAVQEKTDGYRIEIAHGRDAADVAMVTQYGNATLQSLHVETELLEPEPGN, encoded by the coding sequence ATGAAAATGAAGGGAAGAAGCATATTCACGTATGACGTGTATGCGCCCACAACCGTAACGACCATGTTACGCCCCCGCAGACAAGAAGGCCAGTCTATCATTCAGGAAGGTTTCAACATTGAGCCGTCCGTTCCTTTTTCAGAATACACCGATATATACGGCAATCCGTGCCAGCGTACAATCCTGCCGGTAGGCAGGGTGACCATTACCACAGAAGTTCAGGCACAGGTGAGCGCAACGAAGTCCATTCCAAGTCCGCCGCCAACATTCATGCTGGTTGGCGATTTGCCTGACGAAGTGATGCATTACATCCTGCCAAGCCGTTATTGCGAGTCGGACCTGCACGAAATCAATATGCTTGTGATGAACATTGCCGGCAACCTGGCACCTGGTTATGAGCAAGTTGAAGCGATCCGGACCTGGATTCACCAGAATGTGAAATATCAGTACGGCGTAACCGATTCCAGCACGACAGCATTGGATGTGGCGCGAAACCGCATTGGCGTATGCCGCGACTTCACACACCTGGCCATCGCCTTGTGCCGTAACCTATGCATCCCGGCCAGAATGACCGTTGGCTATCTCGACAGGCTTAAAGTAATGGACTTGCACGCCTGGTTCGACGTGTACATCGGTGGACAATGGTATACATTCGACGCGGTGCAGGAAAAAACAGATGGATACAGAATCGAAATCGCCCACGGCCGCGACGCCGCGGATGTAGCGATGGTAACGCAGTACGGCAATGCTACATTGCAATCGCTGCATGTGGAAACGGAGCTTTTGGAGCCGGAGCCGGGTAACTAA
- a CDS encoding NAD-dependent epimerase/dehydratase family protein produces MKSECILVIGANGQIGSVLVEYLREIYGVEKVVASDIRLPEHETGLFEKLDATDGNALAALVKKYKVTQIYHLAAILSAKGEQEPLKTWHINMQTYFNVLEVARENNVAKVFYPSSIAVFGDNVDTKAEQWSYLDPATVYGISKAAGENWSNYYFQRYGMDIRSLRYPGIIGYQSMPGGGTTDYAVDIYHKAVQGEAFECFLEAKTTLPMIYISDAMDATVRLMEAPKDKITVRTSYNLAGISFSPEEVAESIGKIIPDFKISYKPDFRQKIAESWPAQIDDSQARKDWGWRPAYNLDKMTEEMIFELKKKYQSVKS; encoded by the coding sequence ATGAAATCAGAATGCATACTAGTGATCGGTGCGAACGGACAAATTGGTTCGGTGCTTGTAGAATATTTAAGAGAGATTTACGGAGTTGAAAAAGTAGTTGCCTCAGATATCAGGCTGCCCGAGCATGAAACCGGGCTTTTCGAAAAACTGGATGCAACAGATGGCAATGCCCTGGCTGCATTGGTAAAAAAATACAAGGTCACCCAGATCTATCACCTGGCTGCAATCCTGTCTGCGAAGGGTGAGCAGGAGCCATTGAAAACGTGGCATATCAACATGCAAACCTATTTTAATGTGCTGGAAGTGGCTCGGGAAAATAATGTTGCAAAGGTTTTTTACCCAAGTTCTATCGCGGTTTTTGGAGATAATGTGGATACAAAGGCAGAGCAATGGTCTTATCTGGATCCGGCGACGGTTTACGGAATTAGCAAAGCGGCCGGTGAAAACTGGTCGAATTATTATTTTCAAAGATATGGAATGGATATCCGGTCGCTGAGATATCCGGGCATCATCGGTTACCAGTCTATGCCGGGCGGCGGGACCACGGATTATGCCGTTGACATTTACCACAAGGCCGTTCAGGGAGAAGCGTTTGAATGTTTTCTGGAAGCTAAAACAACACTTCCGATGATCTACATTAGTGATGCAATGGACGCAACCGTGCGGCTAATGGAAGCACCTAAGGATAAAATCACGGTACGAACGAGTTACAATCTCGCTGGAATCAGTTTTTCCCCGGAAGAAGTAGCAGAAAGCATTGGCAAGATTATCCCGGATTTTAAAATTTCCTACAAGCCTGATTTCCGCCAGAAGATCGCCGAATCATGGCCTGCACAAATTGACGATTCGCAAGCCAGGAAAGACTGGGGCTGGCGTCCGGCTTATAATTTGGATAAAATGACGGAGGAAATGATTTTTGAATTGAAGAAAAAGTACCAATCCGTCAAAAGCTGA
- a CDS encoding YceI family protein, with product MSVTKWIVDPVHSEVQFKIKHLVISTITGSFNNFEGGATSDLNNFENAEIHFSLDVSSIDTKVDLRDAHLRSADFFDAEQFPHITFQSNYFHKVKGDNYKLSGLLTLKGITKPIELDAEYGGAERDADGKLRIGFEVEGRISRQEFGLNYMQLTDSGGLVIGEDVKLIANIQLVKQS from the coding sequence ATGTCAGTTACAAAATGGATCGTAGACCCGGTACATTCGGAAGTACAGTTTAAGATTAAACACCTCGTCATTTCCACCATTACAGGCTCCTTTAACAACTTCGAAGGCGGCGCAACTTCGGACCTGAATAACTTCGAAAACGCTGAAATTCACTTCTCGCTGGATGTGAGCAGTATCGACACGAAGGTTGATCTGCGCGATGCGCATTTAAGGTCGGCAGATTTTTTTGATGCAGAACAATTCCCGCATATCACTTTTCAGTCCAATTACTTTCATAAGGTGAAAGGCGATAATTACAAGCTCTCCGGGTTGCTTACATTAAAAGGCATTACAAAGCCTATCGAGCTGGATGCAGAATATGGCGGTGCCGAGCGTGATGCGGATGGGAAACTCAGGATTGGTTTTGAAGTGGAAGGCAGGATCAGCCGTCAGGAATTCGGCCTTAATTACATGCAACTGACCGATTCCGGAGGATTGGTCATCGGAGAAGATGTAAAGCTGATTGCCAACATTCAATTGGTTAAACAATCTTAA